From Daucus carota subsp. sativus chromosome 6, DH1 v3.0, whole genome shotgun sequence:
ACCATCatacaaaaaaagaatttaatGCCAATACTACGCATGATAAGAATCTTGTTTTACAACATAAGAGAATTTCTTGGTTCAGATCTATGAGAggaatttgattttcaaaatttgatgTCTATTTAGGTTTGATCAGAAACTGTTGCCAAAAATATCTCTAACTAATTGCGGTTGAAGAACAACATTTGGAATCTTTGGTCAGCTACTATGAGacagttttatttttttttgttacttGAGCTCACTTATATATAAGCCTTGCGGCTCTCTCTTGGTAGGTCATGTTCTGCAGTTGGTGTAACTTAACAACAGCAGAAGCTACAAGACTATGTCCCAAACACATTATTCAAGTTATCTGGGGGACCCTAACACATATAACCAGCCAATATGATGATTTAAAGGTTCTCTCAACAAGAAGATTGCATTCTATATATTTGTCATGTAACCATATCAAAACTTAAACTTGAAAGTACCTTTACAAATCAGACCGGTTGGTAAGTTCTATTTAAACTATGGATAAAAGGTTTGACCTAGCGGTGAGCTACACACAAATacgatttaaatttaaatgtcaGGAAGCTCAGTTGGTTAAATAATCTGTCTGATCATTAATCAGTAAAaagtaaatattataattttcatatacCTTCAGTTTTCCTCATCCATGGAAGTTCGTGATCAAGAGAGGAAGGATAATCCAATTGAGTGTTTGAAGAACCTGAAAATTGGCCTTTCTTAGACCATTGCCATATCTTTGAAACAGAATAGCTGTCGGTTTTTGTCCCAATACTAATCTTTTTCCCGTTGTTGTCCCCATCAGGAAAAGAACTATGGCTGCATTCCTTACTTTTTACAAGTTTCGCATCACTACCATCTCTTACATTGTTCAATGCTACCTCAAGACTTGTATCAGCAACCACATACTGATATGAACCCATTGAGTAGCACCTTCTTGCATCTAAATTGCTACTACTAGTCTCCCCTCCCGCGCTGTCCGACCCATCCAACTTTCTAAACTTACCAAGTCTAACAGGTAGAACGCCAGATTCGACTGCAATTTCCTCAATTTCAACAGTTTTCTGATTGGAAGATAATGCATATCTTCTATTACCATGACACTCATCATCGTTTGGATCATCAAAATCAAACATTGGATTTTCAACTGAGAATCCAGGACTGAAAAGTGTCCCTCGACAAAGAGGGCATGTCGAGTTTGAAAGCAGCCATGTATCAATACAACTAATATGAAACGCATGACTACAAGTCGGAAGCAATCTCAATTTATCCTTATcagtaaactcacacaaacaAACAGCACAATCAAACGGTTCTTTCGAACCCACAACCTCCTTGTACATAAACACAGGCAAAGCATCAATAAAAGCTTGATCCAAACCCGAGTCATGTAAATGGAACAATTGTTGTAGCTGTCTTTCAAGAGCATCTGATCTAGAAGACACCTCAACTCTATCCGACTGCGACGATGTCGAAGATTGGTGTTTTGTCAAAAATCTAACTAGCAAATGCAGAAGCCCAGATATAAAAAACAAGACAGCTAAAATCACAATAATGAAAAGAACAGCAGGATTAATTTTAGGGGAAGATGAAGGTGAAGCAGGTGGTTGTTTATGGAAAGCAATAGAAGTACCATAAGGAGATGAAGGTAGAGGATAAACTGGAGGTGGGTATGTCAAGATTTCATCTTTCTGCTTAATTGAATACTTAATCCAAGAAACTTTCATGTGGGTATGCTCAAAAAGCCATCTTTGGTATCTGACCTCTGACATTGCACAGCTTGAAATCCCAAAGGTCAAATCTTTATATATCAAGATTACCAACAACAAACACTTGCATATTCCATTGATTATAGCCCTAAGTCATGCCACAAAATTTGCTAGTATCATATATGTAGCCATTAAAAGAGTAGTCTAAACTGAATCTTTATGACAAGTCAAAGACCCAAGTCACTGATTGTGCAAGAATGAATGAAAGAACTTAtaaaaaggaatgattttttcACTCACCTGTCTTGAAACAATAGATTCTTGATCTGTTACACCTTTGCTGCATCAGCAAACCCCTTAAACACAAGGCCTTATAAGAAAAAATGAAGATTGAAAATCCCAAGAAACTGGCCTTGAGTATATTGACTTTGAGACTTTGTGTGTCTCTTTCAATTGTGACACACAGATATAGttacatatatgtattgcaGGTGGTATTATATGATGAGATAgaaatgtttgtgtttgtgttgtgtCTGAAGAAGAAGGGCAAGGCAAAGACTGGGCAGTGACACCCGTTTTGTTGTTTTCTAGTGATGAAAAGCCAAACCAAGTATTCACCCATGAGTATGAGTGAGCCAATGATTTTTATTAGACGCGCCCTCTGTGGAGTGTGGTTCTCAGCTTTGGGCCTCCGCGAGATTCCACGGTTTAACCATGCAACTTtactctttctttttctttttatcacactttaattaattaaggTTTTAAATGGAGAACCCAATAAGAAAAGCATCACTCCTTCGATTTATTgacatgatattttaaatttttagattaataattgaaaatattatattttaaaataatcagataaagttatataattaatattataatttagaaaaacaaaattttgaaaataatgattttagctATACGATCAAAGACTCAGAAATGTGGGTTAAAAGGCCTAACGACCTATATGCATTTTGCATAGTATTCTGGACATCTCAATTTTATTGACATATTTCGGATTAATTcttaattatttgtttactgatttcattcaaatttaattaaaaaaattaatttatcgaAAAAGTCTCCGATAAAATTCTGATTAATCaactgattaattttgatttctaATTTGTTTTAGtctaaattgttttttttctgatttatttCACTGGGCCAATCTGGTTGGTTCTTCGCGATCATGGACAAAATTTACATACTAGCATTTAAAATACTTACCCATTTACATATTTGCAACATCACTTAACCTATCTTTtttaactagcataaaagcccgtgcgaggcacggacCTCtagtttttattatgttttaaataatattcatgtgtcatcatattgttctCTTAAGAGACTTgagtttgtattatgttttaaataatatccgtgtgtcgtcatattgtttcgagcgtaactattacattttattttttgacaaaatatgtaaatatgaaaaatgtaatatttgcaacctaatagcagtaatagtaataataagtactattccaTCTGCCCCAatttatatgacccttattcctttttgggatatctctaaaataatgaacttattgtacttactatttttaaacattacttttcactattacaccaaatacttttctattttatactttttttatttaataaacactattacactcacgacttacctccactatctcaaatctattattaaattttgatatgttccaccactttacccactttccaactaaatttactctttttttattacatttttcttaatctccgtgaaagtcaaataaggtcacttaaaatgagatgaagggagtatatttttttaaaaaaatatggatcaaaaactacatttgaactgatatttctatattcaaattcgttaggatatagagaccattatcaaattatatatggtcaaaattatattcgaaattaatactgaaacttttggattttaaatatattatacctcattaaaagtatctgtaatttattgttgaaattattaaattatttcaactaatataccatgattttgatgaaaacctGTTCTTCATATGTGAATTAAGATaacctaaatcatgattaaatgaagatgtgtggttcGCGTTGccttacatttatttcttcttttttgagagcacgtttgcataattgttaaagtgatacatgatggagcaaatcatcaacacattctttttagcatatgttgcacacattttgtataaatagaaattataacatatgttgtatgtaaaaaaacatataccttattttattataaaagtatcaattgaactactaaccgtataattgcaccccaaaaatttctgacacctttgacgtgtcttatccttttatttttctgttgacttttgattaacaatatagaatttctttaaattcaccttcatatcacaagttacagtatttcaaatacatatatcatcaaaatgacatcgtttagatatattttctgacACAAAATTTGAAGtattgtcactattcttatatctataattttttttaaaaagatttacacatcaaattctgaattcatagttttaaataaaaaaaatattctaaataggaatattctttTAGTTCccttatttcgtgttctccaaaatattgtaatctatttataaatcgccttttataaaaaaaagaaattaatatgacacAGTCCATTTCGAAAGCCTATCaattttcctttcaaagatgctcgcttaaacctcagtttttgtgcttatttctcacattcatgacttaaaatttctataatattgtatcgatgctcgtttaaactattaagttagatttgaatttgttcatttttattcaaatatgaattatatctatttttagaaaCCTGAATCATGACtcgaacccgattattcatattctttttcaattttaaatttatttacgtaaataattaatttatagatattaatctatcatgtaaacaatatatgagacttgactgaataataacttatctcaaataaataagatacggaaacgaatataaatacaaaagttttaaagtatgtgGTTAATACTTTTGAATAACAAGctaattgtttgtgtagttcAAGTGAtttgagtgatgtatttgtatCGGAAGGTAATTTATTTACTCAGGAGGGAGGCCCAACACGAATGTGTTGGGctttatatatacaatataaactCCTATCAATTCATTTTAGCTCTTTTGCAAAGATAGTATTTTCTTAAAAGATATTATTATCGTGGAAATTATGTTTTAGAATCGAACTTTTTAGTTCGGAAATTAGGCAAACCTAACTAGTGCAATTAGTGTGTGTTGCAACAGAATATCTAATTCGGTTTTGCAATCACCCGATGTTTTATCAGACTTTTTTGTCTCTACTCTTGCCTACTATCAACTATTTTTCCTTAGCTTGCATTCATATTGCTCTCGAAAACCGTTTATCCACCCAATTTCATATTCGCTCTTATCACATGAGCCACCGGGATGGATGGGTTTGTCTGCTAAACTCTAAACGAGAAATTTCTAGAAATTTGAACTTAAGCACAACACAGTTAATCCTTGTACAGTTAGCATTTGTTAGTATCTCTACATAACATCGTATTACAATATCAAAACATGAACCAAACATTCCTCCGGaccaaaaccaaaacaaataaattccacAACAAACAGAAGAAACAAAAAATTAGCTGTTGCAAGTTCATACTTGAGAAACATCCATGGACATGTCATCCTCCTCTTTAATCGCATCGATCATAACCGCAACTTGGCTAATGCTAGGCCTTGCTTCCGGCGACTCATTAACACATTGTATAGCAATCTGCAGCAGATTCACCATTCTCTCTTCACTTGCACCTTCTCTGCTCAAGCCTCTGTCGAAAACCTCCCCTGTCCACTCCTCTTTAATCACGGAAACCACGTATCTGGCCAAATCCATTCCGTTGTTCTGTACTGAGGCAGCTTTTCCTGTGAGCATCTCGAGGAGAATCACCCCAAACGCGTACACGTCTGATTTAAATGTGTTTTGTTCACCATTTTCTTCCGCGGATTGGATGTTGCTTATGCTCACCATGGATCGGTCTTGATTTTCCACTCTTAGGCCGTACTCGCTGATGCAGGGTTCCATGTTTTCGTTCAGCAGGATGTTGGAGGATTTCAGGTTTCCGTGTGCAAGTAGGTCTTCGCGGAGCTCCTCATGCATGAAAGATAAGGCCTTGGCGATTGTAGCGGCTAGACTTAGTCTGCTGCTCCAATCAAAGGTCACTTGGTCTCCTGTTCATTTGTGATATAGCAAGATTAAGCTAAGAGGGCGTTTGGAAACGTGCATTTAATTACAAATGACAGAATTTGAGTTGTCAGTTCAAATTATCaggtttatactaatatttgaatgtcctcgatttcaaatgaaattgatATTTCCAAACAGGTTAATTgttcaaattcagaatttcaaatgaaatccaggtTCTCAAACGGACCACAGTAAAATTCATCAggttataaaaaataaaagggaCGAAGTCATTACCATGGAGAAGCTTGAAGAGACTTCCATTGGGCTGATATTCATATACTAGAAGCTTTTCTTGTTTGGAGCAGTAGAATGCAATAGGAGGCAGCACCCTAGGATGCCTCACTTGATCCAACCTTTTCATTCTAATTTTGAAATCGTTGCTAGAAAGCGACCAATCCTTAATCCTTTTCACAGCCATTGTCAATCCTTGGCTCTCGCATATGACCTTATACACGCTCCCATGTTTTCCTCTCCCGATCAGCTCTGCTGGTGCCTTGAGCAATTCTTCAAACTTCAAGCCATTTACCTCGGGACTGGATAAAACAACCAAGGATTTTGCACTTTCAGCTGAGGTAGCTGAAGATTCTGATTTGCTATCTGCACTTTTATCATTTGACATGATACTAGGCTTGGTGCTACCATCATAATCAGAGGCTTCTACCTTAATATCAATACTATCACTTACTTTCTTGTTTTTCTTGCCTTTTGAACAGAATTTATACAGAATGAGCAGCACAATAACCAAACCTATAAGAAAATAGCCTGCAAACATGAGAATTTGATCGCGGGAGTAGCCACTCTTAGGCTTGTCTTCTTTTAGGCATTCGTTAGGTAATGGTTCACCACATAACCCCAAGTTATTGTCGAAGCTACTAGCAGGAAAACGAGAACCGCCATCTGGAATAGGACCACTGAAATTGTTTTTGGAGACATTGAATTTCAGAAAGttagaaaaatcaaattttgGAATAAACCCTGAAAGCTCATTGTCTTGAGCTAAAAACTCTGTCAGGCCAGATATTCTGGCCAAATCAGGCAAAACACCGGAAAATTGATTCTGAGAGATTTCAAGGATCTTTAGATTGTTTAACCTCGACATAGAATCAGGAAGGTTACCAGAGAACATATTTCCACGTAAATGCAATCTTGAAAGATATTTGCAACTTGAGATCTCATCAAGGTTTTCTACGCGAAGACGGTTGTCATTGAGACTAAGTTCAGTAAGAGATTCAGCAAAAGATTTATCACCAGTACAAAGTATCCACGGATCAAAAATTCCAGCAAAATTTAAGCCATCAAGTTGTAGCTTTTGCACTTGAAAAGTCTTGTTACTACAAGTCACACCCTTCCATTGATCCTTGCAAGGATCAGAACTCAAATTCCAACCCCATGTTGGATCAGGAATATCATTACTGCTAGTAAGTTTCTGGATGAACTTGACTAAAGTGGATTGAACATCATCCTCAGATCGTGTAGAACGTGTAAGAAGAAGGAATGAGACGAGGAAAGCCCAGATGCATATTCGATTCATATTTACAAAATTAGAAAAACTCTGAGGAATTGTATAAAATTTCAGTATATGAAGAGAAAATGACATTGTTCATTCATAATCTGTTTCTAACTTAACGTATTTTAAAACCGTTGGCGGATACTACAACTAGGGAACCTGTTCTTTTATGGAAGTTGAGGATATATCCTGTCAAATTCATGCCGGCTTCAGCTAACAATGATTACAATTCTAGAATTTCACTATTATTTTCAAAGGTATTTCATGCAAGAATCTTGGACAATATCAACAGATGGTATATATATTTGGACTACATGCAGCTTGTGAACATCTTGGTTAGATATGTTATGATAAATAAACGCCACATTTGTACAACTATTGGTGATCCATCAATTTGTTAATTATCAATTGGGTTAAtagataaatgatttatttgTTTGGTATCTCTTGAAAGTTACTGCTAAAGCTGCTACAGTTGTTCAAACGACAAATCATTCTCACATTACAGTCAGTGACAGAGCTAAAGATTGGCCGGCATTCTCAGCTGACCTCATTCTGTGCTCTTACACCAGTGCTATTAGGTTTTGTAGTCTGTAGTCATTGTTGGAGGTTTGGACTTACTTGAGGATTATAAATTAGTTGGAACTGAGTAGTCGTTAAACAATCTGATAATCATTTGTTCCGTGAGCTTGAGGTGTTCTGTAGACTACACTCCTCTGCATGAAAATCATATTGTTTCTGGCATTCTGTTACATAAGTTTGTACAACAAATATGTATCAAAGCGGTATACTCAGATTATAGGAATATCAAGGGTTTTGTGTGTTTACTACAGCGTAAAACAAGATGGTTCAGAACCGGACTTATGAGAGCCTTATGGAATTATATTGAATATCAAAGTGCTCCAATAGGGCaataatttctcaaagcacAGAAATTAGTTGGAACTGATCTTTCGCCACAATCACATCTCAAAAGTCATAGCAATTCAATAGGCCGGCAGTGGTTATATACACTTCATCTGACAGATCAGTATCATGCATCAATTTCTCCCCATCATTTTCCAAATTTACAAACAAACTAAACAATAAACAAATCAAAGATGCCAACATAACAtccattatttcatttttttaatagaaaGATCCGGTCATACAAAATGATTTCAGCGCTTCAGTCCCCATTCAAGGGTCTGCATGCCCAAGAACTTCATCTTCACTGACATCATTCTTACGGACCTCACTCGCCTCATTATCATTGTCATTCTACTAGCCTGCTGGTAACATTTTCTTCTTCATTTAAGGCATAGGGTGCTCTGCAGTCACCAAGAAAGGACTTGTGTCCTTTCCTGATCATTGCGCGTCAAGATTAAAGCAACTCCGCAATTCATTTCTTACTGCTAATTTGTTCATTCAGTTAACTTCAactttttattcatattatCATACTGTTTTATCAAACAAGTTTTCAAGGAGGACAGGTGTTCCCCGGACATCATTTCCATCACTTATTGTATTTGAAAATTGTGTTGGTTTCCTATGCAAAGATGCAGGCAGCTccatgaatttttaaaaatgcttAACCACTACTCTTCCAATTACAGGGACGGAGACACGCAGGGGCAGTGGGGGTACTTGACACCCGTAGGTTGTCTGTGTTTAGTATTTTCTAGTATACAAATTTTCCTAAGTACAATATTATCCCATGGTTGAAGCAGGAGTTTGTTATTAAAATAGCCATATTTCGAATTCTGCATGGCCGGAAGAATGTTCTTTATCCTCTGATTTTctaatgaatttgaaatcctagATGCATCCTGCTTCCAAAAGTTAGATTCACTTCTGGTTGACTACATCCAGCATACAGACTTCAGCAGAGGTGCCCCAAAAGGCTGGGCTTGGTTTTTTCAAGAAATGTGACTAAAGAAGCCAAAAAAGCTTGAACTATGTAAAAGCTAAAAAGTAAAAGCTTGAAGTCTTGAACTATATAGAtgctttttaatttaaataaatcatCACTATGATAGGACTTATCAAGTAGCTCGGTGGACTGGAAaattcttttttaattattttgctaaatatttttagtgaataataatatataatttgtcaaaaattgtatattataaatattaattttatctatatatattatatatcaatataattaaaattaataattttatattaaaaaaataataatttaattttacattaGGCCTCCCGGTATTGAGCTGAAccttatataaaataatcattttatatgtatcATATCCATCTTTTAATGTCCATATCCACCTTTTTTTTTATGACAAATATTTCTTGCACAAATTAAGAAACATTATTTTGATATCTAGTTAAAAAATGCATACtccattaaaaaaatgaaaacaatagAATTAGTTATCCTAAAAGAGCAATATACTAGTATAATTTTAGCAAAAAGAGCACTGACACATTTATTGTATTCGTCGCGACCATTCGCCCAATCTGTATTAGTCGAGTCCAAACGTTTCAGCCCCTCCTTCAGGAGCTGTTTACCAAACCCTGAGCTAACTTTTTCCATCACAGACGCACAGGAACaggtaatttttgtaaaaattttcttaataattaataatttctcTTTTTGTATACTGCTTTAAGTTTTGATATGATAAATGTAATGTACTTCACTTGTTTGATTAAATGTCGCTGtgaattcaaatatatacacactcTTCGTGTTCTCTTTGTCTGAATGGCTTTGCATACTTATTTGTCTTTGTACGATCAAATTTGCGTGATTGTTTTATGTTATAATAATACTATCTTAAAGCAATGTTTGTTTGATGAAATGGGTGTTAGTCTATGTCAAGATTAGACAAGTGAATGAATTGTGTAGTGATTTTTGTAGTTAGTTGATTGGTTGTTGCGGTTCAACAAGGCTGTAATGGCATCGGCATCAACACCAGAGCAGGTTAAGTTGGATAAGGAATGTGAGCTACGAGTTGAAATCGGCCCGGAATCTCCTCTTCGTCTTAGGCTACTCACTGGCACTGCTGAAATCTTTGGCACTGAGATCCCTCCTCAAATTTGGCTCTCCTTCCCCCCTTCCGTCAAATTTGCAGTAAGCCTTGTTCAACTTTTCAACTTTCGTTTAAATTACTCTTTTATCATCCCTTGATTTCTACGCGGAGCGGACCTAGCTACTTTTGTAAATATTAGGGTATTATTGGCTCTTTGATCAATGAGGGGTTTGTGGTTTCTGAATAAAGATGACTTCTTTGGACAATCTTTAAGTGTTGTGGTTCATTTATATCGCAAATTCACGGCATTATATTTCTGACCTCATTATACTGCTCCACTAGTCACAAATTCTTAACTGCATATATTTTACATGGACTAAGAATGTACTTGCCTCTGGAGGATTGTATGTGCACAACATAAAGGGACGGGACATGCTCAGTCCAGTTATCCCGCTTAGAGCGGGCATAGGTGAACAAAATGTATACTCTATATTTCTACAAATAGAAATTCTACACTGACAGATAGTAGAATATCCTTGCCTCCAGAGGATTATATGTGACCAAATTGTACACTCTATATTTCTACTATTAGTAGTTGTGTTTTAAATCTGTTGCTGCTTGCCTAGACTTGACACTATTAACCAGTAGGTGCGATTTCCAATTGGTTTTTAGTACTAGTCACCTGCTTGCTACTAATATAATGCCTTGTCATCTTTCACACGACTTTCTCAGGTTTTTACTTGGTATGGAGCTACTATAGAAATGGATGGTCCTACTGAAACTTATTACACAGCAGATGAGGTAACATGAATTTTTGTAAAGGTAGTCTGCTAAATTTTACTCAGCAACTAATTCTTTTTATCTTTATGTCAGACACCAATGGTTAGTTACGTAAATGTACATGCTGTACTGGATGCAAGGAGAAACCGTGCCAAAGCATCTCCTAGTGATACCGAGTCTTCTCAAGTACTATCCCAGTCATTgtttttttagatataaaatattagaagtctTCTTTGTGAAAGTAGGAATTGCTTTTCCATAACTGCAGTCTTTAATATGTGATGCCATCTTAAATGCCAGATACATTTTTCTTTTAGGATTAGAGATTGCCATTAGCTTATGGAGGTTTTAAGAATAACCTGAATCCGTTTTCCCTCTAAAAATGTTATGAGCAATAAGTAGTCTTGTGTTAACTTCTGCTAGTTCCAAAGACGTACGACATCTTTTCATTCTCATTATAGAGCTCCAAGTGCAAATTTAATCTAGATAGATTAACGCTATAGTCTAGTTCTCTATACTATTATAGAGTATCTATAGATGTAAACTTGAAAACTGGCATCTGGTACTCTGTCGAGTTCCTCTTATTCTATAGCCTTCTTTACAGCGACATGTGTCATGGAGTATTTGCAGTTGTATCTGTTTTTTAATTAGCACTGTTGAAGGAATAATATCTCCAGTGAAGTATCACAGTCCTTGTAATATTGTAGAAGTATCCTATTTGATATGTTGTGTATAGTGTATACAGTTGCTATCTTTATTTTACTCCCTAGTTGTTGCCTAAAGTTGGATATGAAGACGCATTATCCACAAATGTTGcacgttttcttttctttctaaaGTTTCAATCCGTGTGTTGTTTAGGGTCCAAGGGTAATTGTTGTGGGACCTACAGATTCAGGAAAGAGTACCTTGTCTAGGATGCTTCTTAGTTGGGCAGCTAAACAAGGTTGGAAACCTACATTTGTGGATTTAGACATTGGCCAAGGATCTATAACCATTCCCGGGTGCGTCGCTGCCACTCCAATTGAAATGCCTATTGATCCTGTGGAAGGAATTCCTCTTGAAATGCCTCTTGTGTACTTCTATGGGCATCCAACACCTAGGTACTACTTCTTGCCACCCATTTATTTTGTATGGCAGTTCCAATTTATTGTTCCTTTTTAATCATTTGTGGCCCTCACGCTTGCTACAGTGCAAATGCTGATCTTTACAAGGTTCTGGTCAAGGAACTTTCTAAAATCTTGGAGAGACAGTTTGCCGGGAATACTGAATCTCGAGCTGCTGGAATGGTGATCAATACCATGGGCTGGGTAGATGGTCTTGGTTATGAGGTACCCGAGTTGTAAATATATACATTCAATGTTGCTAGTCTGGTGAAATCAGTTGGCTCAAGCAGTGAATGTATAAATTTTAGATGTTGACATTTTAACTGTACCTGTTTCAGCTACTTTTACATGCGATTGATACATTCAGTGCAACAGTTGTTCTGGTTCTGGGACAGGTTAGTTTTATTCAGTCAGTAGCTGAAATCTACTGGTCAGAATGCAATTCTTTTTGTTTCCTAGGTTGGCTGTTAATGTAGTTGCTATTATGATTTTCGTCATCTTTATATTTTGGTCTTATTGTTTGTTTGAATTTTCTTAAATACTTGACCTCAAAGTTTGAAAGAATTTGTGCCAGTTTGAGATTTTAGACCAGAATTGGTACTTGCCAGTGTCTGTCTTGATCATTAAAATTTGCGCAGGAAAAACTTTGTAGCATGCTCAAAGATGTTTTGAAAAGCAAGCCTAATGTAGATGTTGTGAAACTTCAAAAGTCAGGTGGCGTTGTATCAAGGAACGCGAAAGTGCGTCAGAAGGCTAGGGGCCACAGAATAAGGGTAAAA
This genomic window contains:
- the LOC108226436 gene encoding protein CLP1 homolog isoform X1, with the protein product MKTIELVILKEQYTSIILAKRALTHLLYSSRPFAQSVLVESKRFSPSFRSCLPNPELTFSITDAQEQLVDWLLRFNKAVMASASTPEQVKLDKECELRVEIGPESPLRLRLLTGTAEIFGTEIPPQIWLSFPPSVKFAVFTWYGATIEMDGPTETYYTADETPMVSYVNVHAVLDARRNRAKASPSDTESSQGPRVIVVGPTDSGKSTLSRMLLSWAAKQGWKPTFVDLDIGQGSITIPGCVAATPIEMPIDPVEGIPLEMPLVYFYGHPTPSANADLYKVLVKELSKILERQFAGNTESRAAGMVINTMGWVDGLGYELLLHAIDTFSATVVLVLGQEKLCSMLKDVLKSKPNVDVVKLQKSGGVVSRNAKVRQKARGHRIREYFYGLTNDLSPHSNVASFSDLTVFRVGGGPQAPRSALPIGAEPAADPTRLVQVKIDRDLLHLVLAVSYAKDPNEIISSNVAGFIYVTDVDTQRNKITYLAPSAGELPSRYLIVGSLTWIEN
- the LOC108226440 gene encoding RING-H2 finger protein ATL46, whose product is MSEVRYQRWLFEHTHMKVSWIKYSIKQKDEILTYPPPVYPLPSSPYGTSIAFHKQPPASPSSSPKINPAVLFIIVILAVLFFISGLLHLLVRFLTKHQSSTSSQSDRVEVSSRSDALERQLQQLFHLHDSGLDQAFIDALPVFMYKEVVGSKEPFDCAVCLCEFTDKDKLRLLPTCSHAFHISCIDTWLLSNSTCPLCRGTLFSPGFSVENPMFDFDDPNDDECHGNRRYALSSNQKTVEIEEIAVESGVLPVRLGKFRKLDGSDSAGGETSSSNLDARRCYSMGSYQYVVADTSLEVALNNVRDGSDAKLVKSKECSHSSFPDGDNNGKKISIGTKTDSYSVSKIWQWSKKGQFSGSSNTQLDYPSSLDHELPWMRKTEGI
- the LOC108226436 gene encoding protein CLP1 homolog isoform X2 — encoded protein: MASASTPEQVKLDKECELRVEIGPESPLRLRLLTGTAEIFGTEIPPQIWLSFPPSVKFAVFTWYGATIEMDGPTETYYTADETPMVSYVNVHAVLDARRNRAKASPSDTESSQGPRVIVVGPTDSGKSTLSRMLLSWAAKQGWKPTFVDLDIGQGSITIPGCVAATPIEMPIDPVEGIPLEMPLVYFYGHPTPSANADLYKVLVKELSKILERQFAGNTESRAAGMVINTMGWVDGLGYELLLHAIDTFSATVVLVLGQEKLCSMLKDVLKSKPNVDVVKLQKSGGVVSRNAKVRQKARGHRIREYFYGLTNDLSPHSNVASFSDLTVFRVGGGPQAPRSALPIGAEPAADPTRLVQVKIDRDLLHLVLAVSYAKDPNEIISSNVAGFIYVTDVDTQRNKITYLAPSAGELPSRYLIVGSLTWIEN
- the LOC108226124 gene encoding probable inactive receptor kinase At2g26730 codes for the protein MSFSLHILKFYTIPQSFSNFVNMNRICIWAFLVSFLLLTRSTRSEDDVQSTLVKFIQKLTSSNDIPDPTWGWNLSSDPCKDQWKGVTCSNKTFQVQKLQLDGLNFAGIFDPWILCTGDKSFAESLTELSLNDNRLRVENLDEISSCKYLSRLHLRGNMFSGNLPDSMSRLNNLKILEISQNQFSGVLPDLARISGLTEFLAQDNELSGFIPKFDFSNFLKFNVSKNNFSGPIPDGGSRFPASSFDNNLGLCGEPLPNECLKEDKPKSGYSRDQILMFAGYFLIGLVIVLLILYKFCSKGKKNKKVSDSIDIKVEASDYDGSTKPSIMSNDKSADSKSESSATSAESAKSLVVLSSPEVNGLKFEELLKAPAELIGRGKHGSVYKVICESQGLTMAVKRIKDWSLSSNDFKIRMKRLDQVRHPRVLPPIAFYCSKQEKLLVYEYQPNGSLFKLLHGDQVTFDWSSRLSLAATIAKALSFMHEELREDLLAHGNLKSSNILLNENMEPCISEYGLRVENQDRSMVSISNIQSAEENGEQNTFKSDVYAFGVILLEMLTGKAASVQNNGMDLARYVVSVIKEEWTGEVFDRGLSREGASEERMVNLLQIAIQCVNESPEARPSISQVAVMIDAIKEEDDMSMDVSQV